From Mytilus edulis chromosome 8, xbMytEdul2.2, whole genome shotgun sequence, one genomic window encodes:
- the LOC139486123 gene encoding BTB/POZ domain-containing protein 17-like (The sequence of the model RefSeq protein was modified relative to this genomic sequence to represent the inferred CDS: added 85 bases not found in genome assembly), which produces MNSMDGNNTKSGIGLGSDGVIPSMEVKNKRMDEHEQENDDEHETNLKDERSFIENISKFYGQIDLRDITLNIGDDSYSAHKFVLAKDSDVFRAMLYDDNWSKDNQTELTLSETPECRAVFDKFLRYFYTADISVTVESSVGILCLADKYCVTSLKNLCTKYMIDKAKSPKVKNALSWYAWSKALGLTELIQQCAETIAWNTGPLLKLKEWPGMDFDFVSDLLRNEDLVLQNEYLLYESLLQWLFHESHRSDLRENASKLFPLIRFPQMTVNQLYQIESSDIVEQEECKDVLNSLVCKAYRFRSLCPSQGELDVMFNEPFYLPRNYLDLVVDTVRMQNTLRFGIQVDVKTYAGPVPTHKREGEWKITYRKNGDSWTLQIFCHDSATVNGEARVQASVIVYDEDEKVIQVEQVPTFVCSRGNNLALNLNVTNPDDSKVMAIILKPVPKTSETTS; this is translated from the coding sequence AGAGAATGGATGAACATGAGCAAGAGAATGATGATGAGCatgaaacaaatttaaaagaTGAACGAAGTTTCATAGAAAACATTTCTAAATTTTATGGTCAAATAGATCTCCGTGATATAACATTGAACATAGGTGACGATTCCTACTCCGCTCATAAGTTTGTGCTGGCCAAAGATAGTGACGTGTTCCGTGCAATGCTTTACGATGATAACTGGTCAAAGGACAATCAAACAGAACTAACACTGAGTGAGACTCCAGAATGCAGAGCcgtatttgataaatttttacgTTACTTTTATACCGCCGATATATCTGTCACTGTGGAGTCGTCTGTTGGTATTCTTTGTTTGGCAGATAAATACTGTGTAACATCACTTAAAAATCTATGTACAAAGTACATGATTGACAAAGCCAAATCACCGAAAGTCAAAAATGCTTTGTCATGGTATGCTTGGTCTAAAGCTTTGGGACTTACAGAATTGATACAACAGTGTGCTGAGACTATAGCATGGAATACAGGCCctttacttaaattaaaagaatggCCTGGAATGGATTTCGATTTTGTGTCTGATCTATTAAGAAATGAAGATTTGGTTCTTCAAAATGAATACCTCTTATACGAATCTCTTCTTCAATGGCTATTTCATGAGAGCCATAGGTCTGATCTACGAGAAAATGCGAGTAAATTATTCCCTTTGATTAGATTTCCACAAATGACAGTTAATCAGTTGTATCAGATTGAAAGCTCAGATATCGTTGAACAGGAAGAATGTAAGGATGTATTGAATAGTCTTGTTTGTAAGGCATACAGATTTAGATCACTATGTCCATCACAAGGAGAACTAGATGTTATGTTTAACGAACCTTTTTACCTGCCTCGTAATTACTTAGACTTAGTTGTGGACACCGTTCGAATGCAAAATACACTTCGTTTTGGAATCCAGGTTGACGTTAAAACGTATGCAGGGCCTGTACCTACACACAAACGAGAAGGCGAATGGAAAATAACATACAGAAAGAACGGAGATAGTTGGACGCTGCAGATATTCTGTCACGATTCAGCTACCGTCAACGGCGAAGCAAGGGTCCAGGCAAGCGTCATAGTCTATGACGAAGATGAAAAAGTCATTCAAGTGGAACAAGTTCCAACATTTGTCTGTTCCCGTGGTAACAATCTAGCACTCAATTTGAATGTCACTAATCCTGATGATTCTAAAGTGATGGCAATCATTCTGAAACCAGTTCCAAAGACCAGTGAAACTACGTCTTGA